A stretch of Cottoperca gobio unplaced genomic scaffold, fCotGob3.1 fCotGob3_128arrow_ctg1, whole genome shotgun sequence DNA encodes these proteins:
- the LOC115004554 gene encoding filamin-C-like → MVSAQERLTRTFTRSSHTYTRTERTEISKTRAGETKREVRVEESTQVGDPYRDVFGDFLGRENLSGFNSSRPPPLQDDEAGNQEMTAQVTSPGGKTEDAEIIKGEDSTYSVRFIPQEMGAHTVNVKYRGQHVPGSPFQFTVGPLGEGGAHKVRAGGTGLDRGVAGIPAEFSIWTREAGAGGLSIAVEGPSKAEITFEDRKDGSCGVAYVVQEPGDYEVSIKFNDEHIPDSPFIVPIATLSDDARRLTITSLQEMGLKVGQEASFAVQLNGARGLIDAKIHTPSGAIEECFITELDNDQHAIRFIPRENGVHSIDVRFNGSHVPGSPFKIRVGEPGQVGDPGMVSAFGLGLEGGTTGVASEFVVNTCNAGSGALSVTIDGPSKVKMDCQECPEGYKVSYTPMAPGNYLISIKYGGPQHIIGSPFKAKVSVHYRRTESCIHSKSLVGPRLSGGHSLHETSSVLVETVSKSSAMGGPFASLPKFSSDGSKVISRGAGLSKAFVGQKNTFTVDCSKAGTNMLMVGVHGPKTPCEEVYVKHMGNRMYNVTYTVKEQGSYILIAKWGDENVPGSPFHVTVP, encoded by the exons ATGGTCTCGGCTCAGGAGCGTCTGACCCGGACGTTCACTCGCAGCAGTCACACCTACACTCGCACCGAGCGCACGGAGATCAGCAAGACGCGAGCGGGGGAAACGAAGAGGGAGGTGCGTGTAGAGGAGAGCACGCAGGTGGGAGACCCCTACAGGGACGTCTTCGGAGACTTCCTGGGGCGAGAAAATCTGAGCGGGTTCAACAGCAGCCGACCGCCGCCgctgcaggacg aTGAGGCAGGGAACCAGGAGATGACGGCTCAGGTGACGAGTCCCGGAGGAAAGACGGAGGACGCAGAGATCATTAAAGGAGAGGACAGCACCTACAGCGTCCGCTTCATCCCTCAGGAGATGGGAGCTCACACTGTTAATGTTAAATACCGGGGCCAGCACGTCCCCGGGAGCCCCTTCCAGTTCACTGTGGGGCCCCTGGGAGAGGGAGGGGCCCACAAGGTCCGAGCGGGAGGGACCGGGCTGGACCGAGGAGTGGCAGGGATCCCAG ctgAGTTTAGTATATGGACCAGAGAGGCCGGAGCTGGAGGTCTGTCCATCGCTGTGGAGGGCCCGAGCAAGGCGGAGATCACCTTTGAAGACAGGAAGGACGGATCCTGTGGAGTCGCCTACGTAGTTCAGGAGCCTG GTGACTATGAGGTTTCCATTAAGTTCAACGATGAACACATCCCAGACTCTCCGTTCATCGTCCCCATCGCTACTCTGTCCGATGACGCTCGCCGCCTCACCATCACCAGCCTGCAG gAGATGGGTTTGAAAGTTGGACAGGAGGCCTCTTTTGCTGTCCAGCTAAATGGAGCCAGAGGACTGATCGATGCTAAGATCCACACACCATCAGGAGCCATAGAGGAGTGTTTCATCACTGAGCTGGACAACG ACCAGCATGCTATCAggttcatcccgagggaaaatGGCGTTCATTCTATCGACGTTCGTTTCAATGGCAGCCACGTACCCGGTAGTCCCTTTAAGATCCGAGTCGGAGAACCAGGACAGGTTGGAGATCCCGGCATGGTTTCTGCTTTCGGACTGGGACTAGAGGGAGGAACCACAG GCGTGGCGTCAGAGTTTGTTGTGAACACGTGTAACGCTGGATCCGGAGCTTTGTCTGTCACCATCGATGGACCGTCGAAGGTGAAGATGGACTGTCAGGAGTGTCCGGAGGGCTACAAGGTCTCCTACACACCCATGGCTCCTGGGAACTACCTGATATCCATCAAATATGGAGGACCCCAGCACATCATCGGCAGCCCCTTCAAGGCCAAAGTCTCAG TTCATTATAGACGTACGGAATCTTGTATCCACAGCAAGAGCTTGGTGG GACCTCGTCTGTCTGGCGGCCACAGTCTGCACGAGACCTCGTCTGTCCTTGTGGAAACTGTCTCCAAGTCCTCAGCGATGGGAGGGCCCTTCGCGTCTTTACCCAAATTCTCGTCAGATGGCAGTAAAGTCATCTCCAGAGGCGCTGGCCTGTCCAAGGCCTTTGTAGGTCAGAAGAACACGTTCACTGTCGACTGCAGCAAAGCAG GCACCAACATGCTGATGGTGGGTGTCCACGGGCCGAAGACGCCCTGCGAGGAGGTGTACGTCAAACACATGGGCAACAGGATGTACAACGTGACGTACACCGTCAAAGAACAAGGCAGCTACATCCTCATCGCCAAATGGGGGGACGAGAACGTCCCCGGCAGTCCCTTCCACGTCACCGTCCCTTGA